TCAGGAGCAGCGTGAGCAGTGCACGTTTCAGGCGGGTGAACAGATTCAAGCGGATAAACATCGAGGATGGGTCTCCATCGTGGCCGACTGCTGCCATGTTGCGATTAAGCACTGATTGCGTTGTCAAAATTAGGTAAAATGAACGCAAAACAGGTCACAGGACCTGGCAACCCTAGAGTAGTGAGCATAACAAATGGAAACCGGAATGGAACAGTTTGATGTGGTCGTCGCCGGTGGCGGCATGGTCGGGGCTGCGACGGCTATCGGCCTGGTGCAGCAGGGATTACAGGTTGTCGTGCTTGAGGGCACGGCGCCACCGGCGTTTGCAGCGGATCAGCCGATGGATCTTCGGGTTTCTGCCATTTCACCGAACTCTGTGGCGTTGCTGGAGCGCCTGGGGGCTTGGGACCATGTGCGGGCGATGCGTCTGTGTCCTTACAAGCGACTGGAAACCTGGGAGCATCCGGAGTGCCGGACCCGCTTCAGCGCAGAGCAGATGCACCTGGCGCAACTGGGCTTTATTGTCGAAAACCGGGTGATCCAACTGGCGCTGTGGCAGCAGTTTGAGCACTACCCGAATCTGACGCTTCGTTGCCCGGCCCGGATGGCGACCGCGACGGCCACCGATGCCGGATATACAATTCAACTGGCCGATGGCGAAAGGCTTCAGACCCGCTTGTTGATCGGGGCGGACGGAGCCAATTCTCAGGTGCGCCAGCAAGTCGGGATTGGGATCACCGCCTGGGACTACCGCCAGCACTGTATGCTGATTAATATTGCCTCGGCCCTGCCGCAACAAGACATTACCTGGCAGCAATTTACCCCGCAGGGACCGCGATCGTTTTTGCCGTTGCCGGGCCACCAGGGCTCTTTGGTCTGGTATGACAGCCCGTCTCGCATCAAGCAGCTTTCGGCAATGGGCCCCGAGCAACTCAAAGCGGAGATTCAGGCCCATTTTCCGCCGGAGCTGGGGGATTTTACCGTGCTGGGGCAGGGGAGCTTTCCATTGACCCGACGCCATGCCCAGCGCTATTGCAAGCCGGGCGTGGTGTTGCTGGGCGATGCCGCCCATACCATTAATCCACTGGCCGGGCAGGGCGTAAACCTGGGCTTTAAAGATGTTGATACCCTGCTGCATGAGATTGAAAAAGCGGGCAGCGACTGGGCTGACAACCGGGTACTGCGTGCTTACGAGCGCCGTCGCCGGCCGGATAATCTGTTGATGCAAAGCGGAATGGATTTTTTCTATACCACCTTCAGCAATGATCTGCTGCCGTTGAAACTGTTGAGAAATGCCGGACTGAAACTGGCGGAGCATGCCGGGCCGATGAAACAGCAGGTGCTGAAATACGCGATGGGGATGTAGCGCGCTCGTTGAGCAGGAATGGATCACTGGAATGGATCAAGTGTGGGCTGCGGCCCACTTTTTGTATCTGAGGTTGAATTTCTGCGTCGCCAGGGGATTTCCGGCTCTTTGCCGATAGGGGCCGTCGGAGATTAAAAAAGAAAAAGCCGAATGCGATATCGACATTCGGCCGTACAACCAGAGAGATACGATCATTGGGTAGGTTGTGAAATCGGTATGGTCCAAACACAAGAAAACCCACCAAAGGTGGGTTTTCTGAATAATGGTGCGGAGGGAGGGACTTGAACCCTCACGTCCTTGCGGACACTAGCACCTGAAGCTAGCGCGTCTACCAATTCCGCCACCACCGCACGTGGTATTTGTTGCCCAGCTCTGATATTCAGAACTGTTTTAAAATGGCAGGGCTACCTGGATTCGAACCAGGGAATGGCGGCATCAAAAGCCGCTGCCTTACCGCTTGGCGATAGCCCTACAGGGTGTTGCTTTCACAACGGCTTCAATTGAAGCTCAGAATCATGGTGCGGAAGGAGAGACTTGAACTCTCACACCTTGCGGCGCCAGAACCTAAATCTGGTGCGTCTACCAATTCCGCCACTTCCGCATAATTCTATGTCATCGAACTGAAGATTGGCAATTCAGATCGAATTTGTATTGGTGCGGAGGGAGAGACTTGAACTCTCACGTCCTTGCGGACACTAGCACCTGAAGCTAGCGCGTCTACCAATTCCGCCACCACCGCACGTGGTATTTACTAACCGGTCCTGAAACATTCAAAACCGTGTTAAAATGGCAGGTCTACCTGGATTCGAACCAGGGAATGGCGGCATCAAAAGCCGCTGCCTTACCGCTTGGCGATAGACCTGCAGATGCTCTTTTCAGAGACTTGAATCATGGTGCGGAAGGAGAGACTTGAACTCTCACACCTTGCGGCGCCAGAACCTAAATCTGGTGCGTCTACCAATTCCGCCACTTCCGCATGATTTTTCTATCAACCTGAACATTGGTAATTCAGATTGAATTGTATTTGGTGCGGAGGGAGAGACTTGAACTCTCACGTCCTTGCGGACACTAGCACCTGAAGCTAGCGCGTCTACCAATTCCGCCACCACCGCACGTGGTTTATTTTTACATTCTCGCGGGGAGAATGGTGGCTACGACGGGATTCGAACCTGTGACCCCATCATTATGAGTGATGTGCTCTAACCAACTGAGCTACGTAGCCATTTCAGAGATGATGATTCAAAATCAACATCTGCAAATGATGGCAGGTCTACCTGGATTCGAACCAGGGAATGGCGGCATCAAAAGCCGCTGCCTTACCGCTTGGCGATAGACCTGCAGTTGCTCTTTTCAGAGACTTAAAACATGGTGCGGAAGGAGAGACTTGAACTCTCACACCTTGCGGCGCCAGAACCTAAATCTGGTGCGTCTACCAATTCCGCCACTTCCGCATCAGAAATGTTGCAACAACATCTCTTGAAATAATGGCAGGGCTACCTGGATTCGAACCAGGGAATGGCGGCATCAAAAGCCGCTGCCTTACCGCTTGGCGATAGCCCTACAGGGTGTTGCTTTAACAACGGCTTCAATTGAAGCTCAGAATCATGGTGCGGAAGGAGAGACTTGAACTCTCACACCTTGCGGCGCCAGAACCTAAATCTGGTGCGTCTACCAATTCCGCCACTTCCGCA
Above is a window of Photobacterium sp. TY1-4 DNA encoding:
- a CDS encoding 2-octaprenyl-3-methyl-6-methoxy-1,4-benzoquinol hydroxylase, with protein sequence MEQFDVVVAGGGMVGAATAIGLVQQGLQVVVLEGTAPPAFAADQPMDLRVSAISPNSVALLERLGAWDHVRAMRLCPYKRLETWEHPECRTRFSAEQMHLAQLGFIVENRVIQLALWQQFEHYPNLTLRCPARMATATATDAGYTIQLADGERLQTRLLIGADGANSQVRQQVGIGITAWDYRQHCMLINIASALPQQDITWQQFTPQGPRSFLPLPGHQGSLVWYDSPSRIKQLSAMGPEQLKAEIQAHFPPELGDFTVLGQGSFPLTRRHAQRYCKPGVVLLGDAAHTINPLAGQGVNLGFKDVDTLLHEIEKAGSDWADNRVLRAYERRRRPDNLLMQSGMDFFYTTFSNDLLPLKLLRNAGLKLAEHAGPMKQQVLKYAMGM